In Scylla paramamosain isolate STU-SP2022 unplaced genomic scaffold, ASM3559412v1 Contig70, whole genome shotgun sequence, a single window of DNA contains:
- the LOC135098614 gene encoding protein starmaker-like — LYDNEDHDTQAKEKRQDTEEHDTQAKKRQNTEDHDTQAKKRQNTEDHDTQAKEKRQDTEDQDTQAKKRQNTEDHDTQAKKRQNTEDHDTQAKEKRQNTEEHDTQAKKRQNTEDHDTQAKEKRQETEDQDTQAKKRQNTEDHDTQAKEKRQNTEEHDTQAKKRQNTEDHDTQAKEKRQDTEDQDTQAKKRQNTEDHDTQAKKRQNTEDHDTQAKEKRQDTEDQDTQAKKRQNTEDHDTQAL; from the coding sequence CTTTATGATAATGAGGATCATGACACCCAGGCtaaggagaagaggcaggacacGGAGGAGCATGACACGCAGGCTAAGAAGAGGCAGAACACGGAGGACCATGACACGCAGGCTAAGAAGAGGCAGAACACGGAGGACCATGACACCCAGGCtaaggagaagaggcaggacacGGAGGACCAGGACACGCAGGCTAAGAAGAGGCAGAACACGGAGGACCATGACACGCAGGCTAAGAAGAGGCAGAACACGGAGGACCATGACACCCAGGCTAAGGAGAAGAGGCAGAACACGGAGGAGCATGACACGCAGGCTAAGAAGAGGCAGAACACGGAGGACCATGACACCCAGGCtaaggagaagaggcaggagACGGAGGACCAGGACACGCAGGCTAAGAAGAGGCAGAACACGGAGGACCATGACACCCAGGCTAAGGAGAAGAGGCAGAACACGGAGGAGCATGACACGCAGGCTAAGAAGAGGCAGAACACGGAGGACCATGACACCCAGGCtaaggagaagaggcaggacacGGAGGACCAGGACACGCAGGCTAAGAAGAGGCAGAACACGGAGGACCATGACACGCAGGCTAAGAAGAGGCAGAACACGGAGGACCATGACACCCAGGCtaaggagaagaggcaggacacGGAGGACCAGGACACGCAGGCTAAGAAGAGGCAGAACACGGAGGACCATGACACGCAGGCTCTGTGA